One window of Cyanobacterium stanieri LEGE 03274 genomic DNA carries:
- a CDS encoding phycobilisome rod-core linker polypeptide, whose translation MTIKASGGSSLAKPQLYQTVAVSTIIQAEQQDRFPDQRELGELKTYFDSGLRRLAIAETITNNSDIIVSRAANRIFTGGSPMAFFEKPPVEAPSMVLAGVGGGTSVPSDIKAEQNATATFTEEKSKTKKGNFFSGLFSSFSAGPSIGAIPVGFRPINVSRYGPSNMTKSLRDMSWFLRYVSYAIVSGDPNILVVNTRGLREVLERACSIDATVVALLDMKASCLGYFQNDVEAKEIIAQYFDILLAELQAPTPANKLRQRPSKDLQGLELPQSYFNASERRPKFVMKPGLSTTEKNNVVKAAYRQVFERDITKAYSQSISYLESQVKNGDISMKEFVRRLAKSPLYRKQFFEPFINSRALELAFRHILGRGPSSREEVQQYFSIVSSGGLGALVDALVDSQEYADYFGEETVPYLRGLGVEAQECRNWGMQQDLFNYSAPFRKVPQFVTTFAKYDRPLPDQHVYGSGNDPLEIQFGAIFPKETRNPSSAPAPFSKDTKRILIHRGPGINNQNSNPRARGEFPGTLGPKVVRLNNELPGASNGLGVKFGESSTQAVINATYRQVFGRDVYEGQRLKVAEIKLENGEISLRDFIRMLAKSELFLKTYWTPFYVCKAIEYIHRRLLGRPTYGRSEMNSYFDLASKKGFYALVDAMMDSKEYSEAFGEDTVPYERYLTPAGLQMRNARVGTIREDVGQRVDKETTPRFIELGQVNDMRTEPDVKSRVNQGVTVQRQQTKVFKLTNNVDKVALKNAIRAAYRQVFERDVEPYVVNANFTNLESKLGNGEISVKEFIEALGCSDLYLKEFYTPFPNTKVIELGTKHFLGRAPMNQKEIQHYNRILASQGIRAFITALVGSMEYSQVFGEDTVPYRRYPTLPAANFPNTERLYNKLTKQDNEVVVPSFAPATGTAASIK comes from the coding sequence ATGACTATAAAAGCAAGTGGCGGTAGTTCCTTAGCGAAACCGCAATTATACCAAACTGTAGCTGTATCAACTATTATTCAAGCAGAACAGCAAGATCGCTTCCCCGATCAAAGAGAGTTAGGTGAATTAAAAACATACTTTGATTCTGGTTTAAGAAGATTGGCGATCGCCGAAACCATCACCAATAATTCAGACATAATCGTCTCCCGTGCTGCCAACCGTATCTTTACCGGTGGTTCTCCCATGGCTTTCTTTGAAAAGCCCCCTGTAGAAGCACCCTCAATGGTTTTGGCTGGGGTAGGTGGTGGTACAAGTGTACCTAGTGACATTAAAGCGGAACAAAATGCCACCGCAACCTTTACCGAAGAAAAATCGAAAACCAAAAAAGGTAATTTTTTCAGCGGTTTATTCTCCTCCTTTAGTGCAGGACCTAGCATTGGAGCAATTCCCGTAGGTTTTAGACCCATTAACGTATCCCGTTATGGTCCTAGCAACATGACCAAATCCTTAAGGGATATGTCTTGGTTCTTGCGCTATGTCAGCTATGCGATCGTATCAGGAGATCCTAACATTCTGGTAGTCAACACCAGAGGATTAAGGGAAGTTTTAGAAAGAGCCTGTTCCATCGATGCCACCGTAGTAGCATTATTGGATATGAAAGCCTCTTGTCTAGGCTACTTCCAAAACGACGTAGAAGCCAAAGAAATTATTGCTCAATACTTTGACATTTTACTAGCCGAGCTACAAGCCCCCACCCCTGCCAATAAACTACGTCAAAGACCTTCTAAGGACTTACAAGGTTTAGAACTACCTCAAAGCTACTTCAATGCTTCTGAGCGTCGTCCTAAATTTGTGATGAAGCCAGGTTTATCTACCACCGAGAAAAACAACGTAGTTAAAGCCGCTTATCGTCAAGTATTCGAGCGTGACATCACCAAAGCCTATTCTCAATCCATTTCTTACCTTGAGTCTCAGGTTAAAAACGGCGACATTTCCATGAAAGAATTTGTCCGTCGCCTTGCCAAATCTCCTTTATATCGTAAGCAATTCTTTGAGCCTTTTATCAACTCCCGGGCCTTAGAACTTGCTTTCCGTCATATCTTAGGACGTGGCCCTTCTTCCCGTGAAGAAGTTCAACAATACTTCTCCATTGTTTCTAGTGGTGGTTTAGGGGCGCTGGTTGATGCCTTAGTAGATTCCCAAGAATATGCCGACTACTTCGGAGAAGAAACCGTACCTTACCTCAGAGGTTTAGGGGTAGAAGCCCAAGAATGTCGTAACTGGGGTATGCAACAGGATCTATTCAACTACAGCGCACCTTTCCGCAAAGTACCTCAATTTGTGACTACCTTTGCAAAATACGATCGCCCCTTACCCGATCAACATGTTTACGGTTCTGGCAACGATCCCCTTGAAATCCAATTCGGAGCGATTTTCCCCAAAGAAACCCGTAATCCTAGCAGCGCCCCTGCACCATTTAGCAAAGATACCAAACGTATCTTAATCCACCGTGGCCCGGGTATCAACAACCAAAACAGCAACCCCCGCGCCCGTGGAGAATTCCCCGGCACCCTAGGGCCTAAAGTAGTTCGTCTCAACAACGAATTACCCGGAGCTAGTAACGGTTTAGGAGTTAAATTTGGTGAAAGTTCTACCCAAGCGGTAATCAACGCCACCTATCGCCAAGTATTTGGTCGTGATGTCTATGAAGGACAAAGATTAAAAGTAGCTGAAATCAAGCTCGAAAACGGTGAAATCTCCCTCAGAGACTTTATCCGTATGTTAGCCAAATCCGAGCTATTCCTCAAAACCTACTGGACTCCTTTCTATGTGTGCAAGGCGATCGAATACATCCACCGTCGTTTGTTAGGTCGTCCTACCTATGGACGTAGTGAGATGAACTCCTACTTCGACTTAGCATCCAAAAAAGGTTTCTACGCCCTCGTAGATGCCATGATGGATAGCAAAGAATACAGCGAAGCCTTTGGCGAAGATACCGTTCCCTACGAACGTTATTTAACCCCCGCAGGATTACAAATGCGTAACGCCAGAGTCGGTACAATTCGTGAAGATGTTGGTCAAAGAGTTGACAAGGAAACTACCCCCAGATTTATTGAACTCGGACAGGTTAACGATATGCGTACCGAACCCGACGTTAAATCCCGTGTTAACCAAGGTGTTACTGTCCAACGTCAACAAACCAAGGTATTTAAACTTACCAACAACGTTGACAAAGTAGCCCTCAAAAATGCTATCCGTGCCGCCTATCGTCAAGTTTTTGAACGTGACGTTGAACCTTACGTAGTAAATGCGAACTTTACCAACCTAGAAAGTAAACTCGGCAATGGTGAAATCAGCGTTAAAGAATTTATAGAAGCCTTAGGTTGTTCCGATTTATACCTCAAGGAATTTTATACCCCCTTCCCCAATACTAAAGTAATTGAATTGGGTACTAAACATTTCTTAGGTCGTGCGCCCATGAATCAAAAAGAGATTCAGCACTACAACCGCATCTTGGCAAGTCAAGGTATTCGTGCCTTTATCACTGCTTTAGTCGGTAGTATGGAATATTCTCAGGTGTTTGGTGAAGATACCGTGCCTTATCGTCGTTATCCCACCTTACCCGCAGCCAATTTCCCCAACACTGAAAGACTTTATAATAAGTTAACTAAACAAGATAACGAAGTTGTTGTACCTAGTTTTGCCCCTGCCACTGGTACAGCTGCATCAATTAAATAA
- a CDS encoding aldo/keto reductase, translated as MTTDNITLTKKLGNTDIEVSALGIGTWAWGDSFFWDYGKTYGKDDIEEAFKATVAGGVTFFDTAEVYGNGKSEQLLGEFCQATDQKIDIATKYAPFPWRLFGGCVADALTQSLKNLQMDYIPLYQVHWPFMLMGQETLMNALADEVEKGRIGAIGVSNYSAEEMKKASEILGKRNIPLAVNQVKYSLLTRKIESKGILKTAQELGITLLAYSPLAQGLLTGKYNLDNAPNPEGARKLDSRFSASGLSKITPVLELLKQLGEKYQKTPAQVSLNWLMGQENVIPIPGAKNAKQAKDNTGALGWSLTTDEIAQLAEITQPWLKS; from the coding sequence ATGACTACCGATAACATTACATTAACCAAAAAGCTAGGAAATACAGATATAGAAGTATCAGCCCTCGGTATAGGCACATGGGCTTGGGGAGATTCTTTTTTCTGGGATTATGGCAAAACCTATGGCAAAGATGACATTGAGGAAGCCTTTAAAGCAACGGTGGCAGGGGGTGTAACTTTTTTTGATACGGCTGAAGTGTATGGTAATGGTAAATCAGAGCAACTTTTAGGGGAATTTTGTCAGGCAACCGATCAAAAAATTGACATTGCCACTAAATACGCTCCCTTTCCTTGGCGCTTATTTGGCGGTTGTGTAGCCGATGCCCTCACTCAAAGTTTAAAAAACCTTCAGATGGACTATATTCCTCTTTATCAGGTACATTGGCCTTTTATGCTCATGGGTCAGGAAACCTTGATGAATGCCTTGGCAGATGAGGTAGAAAAAGGTAGGATAGGGGCGATCGGGGTTAGTAACTATTCCGCCGAAGAAATGAAAAAAGCTAGTGAAATTTTAGGCAAAAGAAACATCCCCCTAGCAGTAAATCAAGTCAAATATTCTTTACTTACCCGCAAAATCGAATCAAAAGGTATTCTTAAAACTGCCCAAGAATTAGGGATAACCCTTCTTGCCTATAGCCCCCTAGCCCAAGGGTTACTCACGGGAAAATATAACCTTGATAACGCGCCCAATCCAGAAGGGGCAAGAAAACTAGATTCCCGTTTTAGTGCAAGTGGTTTAAGCAAAATTACCCCCGTACTCGAACTTTTAAAACAACTCGGGGAAAAATATCAGAAAACCCCTGCTCAAGTATCTTTAAACTGGTTAATGGGGCAAGAAAATGTAATACCTATCCCCGGGGCGAAAAACGCTAAACAAGCCAAGGATAACACCGGGGCTTTGGGGTGGAGTTTAACCACCGATGAGATAGCACAATTGGCAGAAATTACCCAACCTTGGCTCAAATCCTAG
- a CDS encoding DUF4330 domain-containing protein encodes MKIIDGKGRLFGKLNILDLGAIAVILLVIIGIFIVPGATGSLAQVTGGNSSSEKVQVSLIVRGLNTRNSDETIAELNDNTEVNVIVRNEPAGKLLIESAQELPNYVAATQPDGSVIAQLDPRPIVKNSVDMILTMTGNGQTTNDGYVIANQKVKIGTVLELDNPRYNFRGTVIDVISAP; translated from the coding sequence ATGAAAATTATCGATGGTAAAGGTCGTTTATTTGGTAAATTAAACATTCTTGACTTAGGGGCGATCGCCGTCATACTATTAGTAATAATTGGCATATTCATTGTACCAGGTGCCACAGGCTCTCTTGCCCAAGTGACAGGAGGCAATAGCAGTAGTGAGAAAGTACAAGTCAGCCTTATTGTCAGAGGATTAAACACCAGAAATTCAGACGAAACCATCGCCGAATTAAATGATAACACCGAAGTAAACGTCATCGTCAGAAACGAACCAGCAGGAAAACTACTCATTGAATCAGCCCAAGAATTACCCAATTACGTCGCAGCTACCCAGCCTGATGGTAGCGTAATTGCACAACTAGATCCACGCCCCATAGTAAAAAATAGCGTTGATATGATTTTAACCATGACAGGTAACGGGCAAACCACCAACGATGGCTATGTTATCGCCAACCAAAAAGTTAAAATCGGCACAGTCTTAGAATTAGATAACCCCCGCTACAACTTCCGAGGCACAGTAATTGATGTTATCAGCGCCCCTTAA
- the murD gene encoding UDP-N-acetylmuramoyl-L-alanine--D-glutamate ligase — protein sequence MGKVEIIGLGKSGIGAAKLLKKVGKEVTIYDARESDSFRQIKQELAQENITVELGQNLPLNPHNLPELIVVSPGVPWDIPILLEAREKGITTIGEMELAWQYLNSFPWIGITGTNGKTTTTALVEAMLKAGNINTSACGNIGYAASELALESLENPPQWVVAEISSYQIESSRELAPSIGIWTTFTPDHLERHKTIGNYSNIKASLLERSDSKIFNGDDPYIYNMGLERSWKNSYWTSVKGKDFLIGDESRGVFLQDSWIVAFGELIAPISLFKMVGCHNQQNLLLAVAAAKLVGVSKSAIAHTITSFTGVAHRLELIKTINGVDYINDSKATNYDAAQVGLESVNSPVILIAGGKAKEGDDKAWINVIKQKCKAVLLIGEASDLFASRLEAEGYNYYYKVGDMANAITTAQTLAQETCAKVVLLSPACASFDQYNSFEERGEDFRHLVNAH from the coding sequence ATGGGAAAAGTAGAGATTATCGGTTTAGGTAAATCAGGCATCGGCGCAGCCAAACTACTCAAGAAAGTAGGTAAAGAAGTAACCATCTATGATGCCCGTGAATCGGATAGTTTTCGTCAAATTAAGCAAGAATTAGCCCAAGAAAATATTACCGTTGAATTAGGACAAAATCTGCCCCTAAACCCCCATAATCTCCCTGAATTAATCGTTGTTAGCCCCGGAGTGCCTTGGGATATACCTATCCTCCTAGAAGCAAGAGAAAAAGGCATCACCACCATCGGAGAAATGGAATTAGCATGGCAATATTTAAACTCTTTTCCTTGGATTGGCATCACAGGCACTAACGGTAAAACCACCACCACCGCCCTTGTCGAAGCCATGTTAAAAGCAGGAAATATCAACACATCTGCCTGTGGAAATATCGGCTATGCCGCCTCGGAATTAGCCCTAGAATCCTTGGAAAATCCTCCCCAATGGGTGGTAGCCGAAATTAGTAGTTATCAAATAGAATCAAGTCGGGAATTAGCTCCTAGTATCGGTATTTGGACGACTTTCACCCCTGATCATTTAGAGCGTCATAAAACCATCGGTAATTACTCTAACATTAAAGCAAGTCTTTTAGAACGCTCTGATTCAAAAATTTTTAACGGTGATGACCCATATATATATAATATGGGATTAGAAAGATCTTGGAAAAACTCCTACTGGACCAGTGTTAAAGGAAAAGATTTTTTGATCGGTGATGAAAGTCGAGGAGTTTTTTTGCAAGATAGTTGGATTGTGGCTTTCGGGGAATTAATAGCCCCCATTTCCCTCTTTAAAATGGTAGGTTGTCATAACCAACAAAATTTATTATTAGCCGTCGCCGCCGCTAAATTAGTAGGGGTTAGTAAAAGTGCGATCGCCCATACCATTACTTCTTTTACAGGGGTAGCCCATCGTTTAGAGTTAATTAAAACCATCAACGGGGTAGATTATATCAACGACAGTAAAGCCACCAACTACGATGCCGCCCAAGTAGGTTTAGAATCGGTGAATTCCCCCGTTATTCTCATTGCTGGGGGTAAAGCTAAGGAGGGGGATGATAAGGCTTGGATAAACGTAATTAAACAAAAGTGCAAGGCCGTGTTGTTAATTGGGGAAGCCTCGGATTTGTTCGCTTCTCGTTTAGAAGCCGAAGGATATAATTATTATTACAAAGTGGGTGATATGGCTAATGCCATCACTACAGCTCAAACATTGGCTCAGGAAACCTGCGCTAAGGTAGTGCTACTTTCTCCTGCCTGTGCTAGTTTCGATCAATATAATAGTTTTGAGGAGCGGGGGGAAGACTTTCGTCATTTGGTTAATGCTCACTGA
- a CDS encoding RDD family protein: MNKKSPILNTWQVTQKTLTMYQEESLIRRKPKAPPERRAYAFLVDFVLVWLISSLVTNVFAEFLVFVLLWLVLRVIVVDKNQGQSLGKWAFDLKVIDAELKRRPSLANLTKREIIISIIAFLAMIGLKINFRNFISLLLFLTPIMIDGFTALTDEDYNQAFHDRTSKTIIVQTKRGFSLDLRIKKWLKETQKAWDKNRKKVR; the protein is encoded by the coding sequence TTGAACAAAAAATCACCTATACTAAATACATGGCAAGTAACCCAAAAAACCCTCACCATGTATCAAGAAGAATCCCTGATTAGGAGAAAACCAAAAGCCCCCCCCGAAAGACGAGCATACGCTTTTTTGGTCGATTTTGTCTTAGTATGGTTAATATCTTCCCTTGTTACCAATGTGTTTGCCGAATTTCTTGTTTTTGTGCTGTTATGGTTAGTCTTAAGGGTGATTGTAGTAGATAAAAATCAGGGGCAAAGTCTAGGAAAATGGGCCTTTGATTTAAAAGTAATTGATGCGGAATTAAAACGTCGTCCATCCCTTGCCAATCTCACCAAAAGAGAAATTATCATCAGCATAATAGCATTTCTAGCCATGATAGGGCTAAAGATTAATTTTCGTAACTTTATCTCCCTATTGCTATTTTTAACCCCCATCATGATTGATGGTTTTACAGCCCTTACCGATGAAGATTACAATCAAGCATTTCACGATCGCACCTCAAAAACAATTATAGTACAAACAAAAAGAGGATTTTCCCTCGATTTACGTATCAAAAAATGGCTTAAAGAAACGCAAAAAGCATGGGATAAAAATAGAAAAAAAGTGAGATAA
- a CDS encoding DUF4278 domain-containing protein, with translation MKMSYRGNKHQPSETALLEVKEGDVLGKYRGVECHRKLPRHIPQLQPKIYLKYRGIAYSSNPNAQPYFIPHDAKAQPEENLSTQTIVSEETKSNLAIIHQANLRRNLERRMEVAQTNENYRLLAMLKKEADALDEKKGIKC, from the coding sequence ATGAAAATGTCCTATAGAGGAAATAAACATCAACCTAGCGAAACAGCCTTATTAGAAGTAAAAGAAGGAGATGTATTAGGAAAATATAGAGGGGTAGAATGTCATCGAAAATTACCTAGACATATTCCCCAACTACAACCTAAAATTTATTTAAAATATCGTGGCATCGCCTACAGTAGTAACCCTAACGCTCAACCCTACTTCATTCCCCATGACGCAAAAGCCCAACCAGAAGAAAATTTATCTACCCAAACCATTGTTAGCGAGGAAACAAAGTCTAACTTAGCCATCATCCATCAAGCCAATTTACGTCGTAATTTAGAGCGTCGTATGGAAGTTGCCCAAACTAATGAAAACTATCGTTTATTGGCAATGTTGAAAAAAGAAGCCGATGCCCTTGATGAAAAAAAAGGTATTAAGTGTTAA
- the petJ gene encoding cytochrome c6 PetJ, producing MKKIFTLILLLITFISFSLPSPALAGDISKGATIFSANCASCHMGGRNVVNPAKTLQKSDLEKYDMYSLEKIINQVNKGKAAMPSFLGRLDNQQIEDVASYVLSQAEKGWN from the coding sequence ATGAAAAAAATTTTTACCCTAATTTTACTATTAATAACCTTCATTAGCTTTTCCTTGCCCTCCCCCGCCCTAGCAGGAGATATTAGCAAAGGGGCAACCATTTTTAGTGCCAACTGTGCATCTTGTCATATGGGTGGTAGAAACGTAGTCAACCCAGCCAAAACCCTGCAAAAATCAGACTTAGAAAAATATGATATGTATTCCCTCGAAAAAATTATCAATCAGGTAAACAAAGGAAAAGCAGCTATGCCATCATTCCTAGGGCGTTTAGATAATCAACAAATTGAAGACGTAGCCAGTTACGTCTTATCCCAAGCCGAAAAAGGTTGGAATTAA
- a CDS encoding WD40 repeat domain-containing protein, with translation MIFKSLTWWEIGEYITTFVLLILLLVNNPWSDNFWVVFVVAIVLILNIINRKSLEYRNKQRIAAALNIQLKKFSEKLLEVNSRIDILINNNSLNQRTLSSGKMGLSENEIIACLQKDVESINQSVSSMIDYINGNNLLDRISVIEQKLPYIDSSNYSNSSDNDDTIKLPKPEIIKQKLPEYNYDSPPKIAWKCIHVIEAHNQSVTDMSITMDKQYLVSVSWDQYLKLWSLEDGLEIDAIQGSEQGLVTVATHLNNYLDHGIATGSLDQDVKIWSLEKKGKKSLKFKLEHILSEHTGSIHGLEIAPENNFLISGSYDQTLKKWDLIEGTLIDTCYDDSGAINAIALNDEIGIMVSGGGDGTISVWEINSNRKLALLVDNLISLESISISASGEYVAAGCANGDIKIWYLPPSIFTLFQEVSPTLQLQGHHGQIMDIAFHPDDQLLYTVGVDGFLKIWYCATGKELGHLKISEDNRIFSLTLSHDGEILAAGGIDGIIKIWQQTKTTIN, from the coding sequence ATGATTTTTAAGAGTTTGACTTGGTGGGAAATTGGGGAATATATTACCACCTTTGTTTTATTAATTTTACTCCTTGTAAATAATCCTTGGTCAGACAATTTTTGGGTAGTTTTTGTCGTTGCAATAGTTTTAATTTTAAATATCATTAATCGTAAGTCTTTAGAATATAGAAATAAGCAAAGAATCGCAGCGGCTCTTAATATTCAATTAAAAAAATTCTCAGAAAAATTATTAGAAGTTAATAGCAGAATAGATATATTAATTAATAATAATTCCTTGAACCAGCGCACCTTATCCAGTGGCAAAATGGGTTTATCTGAAAATGAAATCATTGCTTGTTTACAAAAAGACGTTGAAAGCATCAATCAGTCGGTAAGTAGTATGATTGATTATATAAATGGCAATAATTTATTAGACAGAATCTCGGTAATTGAACAAAAGTTACCTTATATTGACTCCTCAAATTATAGTAATAGTTCCGATAACGATGATACTATTAAATTACCAAAACCTGAAATAATTAAGCAAAAATTACCAGAATATAACTACGATTCTCCCCCTAAAATTGCTTGGAAATGTATTCATGTTATTGAAGCTCATAATCAATCGGTAACGGATATGAGTATTACCATGGATAAACAATATTTAGTCAGTGTTTCTTGGGATCAATATTTAAAATTATGGTCCTTAGAAGATGGTTTAGAAATAGATGCCATACAAGGCTCAGAGCAAGGACTAGTTACCGTTGCTACCCATTTAAATAATTATTTAGATCATGGTATTGCCACGGGAAGTTTAGATCAAGATGTTAAAATTTGGTCCTTAGAAAAAAAGGGTAAAAAATCCTTAAAATTTAAATTAGAACATATTTTAAGTGAACATACTGGTTCAATTCATGGTTTAGAAATTGCTCCAGAAAATAACTTTTTAATTAGTGGTAGTTATGATCAAACTTTAAAAAAATGGGATTTAATAGAAGGTACTTTAATTGATACTTGTTATGATGATAGTGGGGCAATAAATGCGATCGCCCTTAATGATGAAATAGGCATTATGGTAAGTGGAGGAGGAGATGGCACCATTTCAGTTTGGGAAATAAATAGTAACCGTAAATTAGCCCTGCTAGTAGATAATCTCATCTCCTTAGAATCCATTTCCATTAGTGCCTCAGGGGAATATGTAGCCGCAGGTTGTGCCAACGGAGATATTAAAATTTGGTACTTACCACCCTCCATTTTTACTCTTTTCCAAGAAGTATCCCCCACCCTTCAACTCCAAGGGCATCATGGACAAATAATGGATATAGCATTTCATCCCGATGATCAATTACTATATACCGTGGGGGTAGATGGTTTCCTCAAAATTTGGTATTGTGCCACAGGTAAAGAATTAGGACATCTTAAAATTAGTGAAGATAATCGTATTTTTTCCCTAACCCTTTCCCATGATGGAGAAATCCTCGCCGCCGGAGGCATTGACGGCATCATAAAAATTTGGCAACAAACCAAAACAACCATTAATTAA
- a CDS encoding thiol-disulfide oxidoreductase DCC family protein, with the protein MRYHVIYDGNCNLCTNLVQLLESFDQGRNFVYTPMQDEQVLQSVQVNSCDCEKGMILIDTQNNQRWQGSDAAEEIAQILPYGAWFVNIYQGLPLAKGMGDRLYAMIRDNRYQLFGKRLETYRSQHGVK; encoded by the coding sequence ATGAGATACCATGTAATCTATGACGGTAATTGCAATCTATGTACTAATTTGGTGCAATTATTAGAAAGTTTTGATCAAGGTCGGAATTTTGTATATACTCCCATGCAAGATGAGCAGGTTTTGCAATCGGTACAGGTGAATTCTTGTGATTGTGAGAAAGGAATGATTTTGATTGACACACAAAACAATCAACGGTGGCAAGGAAGTGATGCGGCCGAAGAAATTGCCCAAATTTTGCCCTATGGTGCTTGGTTTGTTAATATCTATCAAGGATTGCCTTTGGCTAAGGGTATGGGCGATCGCCTTTATGCCATGATTAGAGATAACCGTTATCAGCTATTCGGTAAAAGACTAGAAACCTACCGTTCTCAACATGGTGTGAAATAA
- the mgtE gene encoding magnesium transporter — protein MSDNITINKQDSRHELRELLNSQLRLMLDANNLEGAKSLLLPVQPVDIAEAIGDLPETQKLIAFRLLNKTEAIDVYEHLDYNSQQSLIQEFKRQEVLDIVDKMSPDDRAKLFDELPAAVVSRILEQLSPEERQATNLLLGYGEDTAGRMMTPEYIALKENLTVGQTLEKIRSEARASELIYYMYVTDASRHLLGIVSLRDLVVSSPDDTLDKVLTKEIVYVNTDMDQEEVARLIQRYDFLAVPVVDKELRLVGIVTVDDVIDIIEKEATEDIYALGAVQSDGDNSYFKTNLFVVARRRVVWLLVLLLTNTVTGGIIGAQEDILARVTVLAAFIPLLIGTGGNIGTQSSTVVIRGLSTDKVNDYGPKKIIFREAIAGLILGLILGLLATVWAYFLPQTNQDLMVCITVGFSLVAIAVLASVAGSALPFLFRSLGLDPALMSAPFITTAVDVLGVLIYFSIARVLLPF, from the coding sequence GTGAGTGATAATATAACCATCAATAAACAAGATTCTCGCCATGAATTGAGAGAATTACTCAACTCGCAACTGCGATTGATGTTAGATGCAAATAATCTCGAAGGGGCAAAATCATTATTATTACCAGTGCAACCAGTAGATATTGCCGAAGCCATCGGCGATTTACCCGAAACTCAAAAACTAATTGCTTTTCGACTACTGAATAAAACTGAAGCCATTGATGTTTACGAACACCTAGACTATAATAGCCAACAATCTTTGATTCAAGAATTTAAACGTCAGGAAGTCTTGGATATTGTTGATAAAATGTCTCCTGATGATAGGGCAAAACTTTTTGATGAATTACCCGCTGCGGTGGTTAGTCGTATTTTAGAGCAACTTAGCCCAGAGGAAAGACAAGCCACAAATCTACTTCTTGGATATGGGGAAGATACCGCAGGGCGGATGATGACGCCCGAATATATTGCTTTGAAGGAAAATTTAACCGTAGGACAAACCCTCGAAAAAATTCGCTCGGAGGCAAGGGCTTCGGAATTAATATATTATATGTATGTTACCGATGCTTCTCGCCATCTTTTGGGCATTGTTTCTTTGCGGGATTTGGTTGTTAGTTCTCCTGATGATACCCTTGATAAGGTATTGACTAAAGAGATTGTTTATGTTAACACCGATATGGATCAAGAGGAAGTGGCCAGATTGATTCAAAGGTATGATTTTTTGGCAGTGCCTGTGGTGGATAAGGAATTACGCTTGGTGGGTATTGTGACGGTGGATGATGTTATTGATATTATCGAGAAGGAAGCGACGGAGGATATTTACGCCCTTGGGGCGGTGCAGTCGGATGGAGATAATAGTTATTTTAAAACTAATTTGTTTGTAGTGGCGAGGAGAAGGGTAGTTTGGTTGTTGGTATTACTTTTGACTAATACGGTAACAGGGGGCATCATTGGGGCGCAGGAGGATATATTAGCAAGGGTAACGGTGTTAGCGGCTTTTATTCCGCTTTTAATTGGCACGGGGGGTAATATTGGTACTCAATCTTCTACGGTGGTAATTAGGGGTTTAAGCACTGATAAAGTTAATGATTATGGACCTAAAAAAATTATTTTTCGTGAGGCGATCGCTGGTTTAATATTAGGTTTAATATTAGGTTTATTGGCTACAGTTTGGGCTTATTTTTTACCTCAAACAAATCAGGATTTAATGGTATGTATTACGGTAGGATTTAGTTTAGTTGCGATCGCCGTTTTAGCTTCAGTGGCAGGTTCGGCATTACCATTTTTATTTCGCTCTTTAGGATTAGATCCTGCGTTGATGTCTGCCCCTTTTATCACTACAGCGGTGGATGTTTTAGGGGTTTTAATTTATTTTAGTATCGCCCGTGTTTTATTACCATTTTAG